A single region of the Solwaraspora sp. WMMD406 genome encodes:
- the pucL gene encoding factor-independent urate hydroxylase, producing MGIVLGSNRYGKAETRVVRVDRDGDRHTLRDLNVSVALGGDLAATHLTGDNGTVLPTDTQKNTVYAFARRYGIATAEEFGLLLARHFVDSQPSITRSRIDIEQYAWQRLGGHSFQRDGAESRTATIRYGGTGVEVCAGLTGLVLLNSTDSEFRGYLTDAYTTLPETDDRILATAVDAHWRYATAEPPADGFDAAYEAVRDALVAAFVGTYSRSLQQTLYAMGQRVLTVRPDVVEIRLALPNKHHLLVDLTPFGLDNPNSVFVAADRPYGLIEGTVTRDDAAPALGQW from the coding sequence ATGGGGATCGTTCTCGGGTCGAACCGCTACGGCAAGGCCGAGACCCGGGTGGTCCGCGTCGACCGCGACGGCGACCGGCACACCCTGCGCGACCTCAACGTCAGCGTGGCGCTCGGCGGGGACCTGGCCGCCACCCACCTCACCGGCGACAACGGCACGGTGCTGCCGACCGACACCCAGAAGAACACCGTGTACGCGTTCGCCCGCCGGTACGGCATCGCCACCGCCGAGGAGTTCGGTCTGCTGCTCGCCCGGCACTTCGTCGACAGTCAGCCCAGCATCACCCGGTCCCGGATCGACATCGAGCAGTACGCCTGGCAGCGCCTCGGCGGGCACTCCTTCCAGCGCGACGGTGCCGAGTCCCGTACCGCCACGATCCGCTACGGCGGTACGGGCGTCGAGGTGTGCGCCGGGCTGACCGGCCTGGTGCTGCTCAACTCGACCGACTCGGAGTTCCGTGGCTACCTGACCGACGCCTACACCACGTTGCCGGAGACCGACGACCGGATCCTGGCCACCGCCGTCGACGCCCACTGGCGCTACGCCACCGCCGAGCCGCCCGCCGACGGCTTCGACGCCGCCTACGAGGCGGTCCGCGACGCCCTGGTCGCCGCGTTCGTCGGCACCTACAGCCGATCCCTGCAGCAGACCCTCTACGCGATGGGTCAGCGGGTGCTCACCGTCCGGCCGGACGTGGTCGAGATCCGGCTGGCCCTGCCCAACAAGCACCATCTGCTGGTTGATCTGACACCGTTCGGGCTCGACAACCCCAACTCGGTCTTCGTCGCCGCCGACCGACCGTACGGGCTGATCGAGGGAACCGTCACCCGCGACGACGCCGCGCCGGCCCTCGGACAGTGGTGA